The following proteins are encoded in a genomic region of Gossypium hirsutum isolate 1008001.06 chromosome D05, Gossypium_hirsutum_v2.1, whole genome shotgun sequence:
- the LOC107914126 gene encoding chalcone synthase yields METENNLEGCGVEKLATILAIGTTNPPNCFYQADYPDFYFRVTKSEHMTQLKDKFRRICEKSTIKKRYMQLSEAMLKENPCLTIYKAPSFDVRQDFLVKEVPKLGMEAALKAIKEWGQPISKITHLIFCTSSGIDMPSADHKLANLIGLKPSVQRFMIYNQGCFAGATALRLAKDLAENNASARVLIVCSENMVMSFQPPSETHLDILIGSAIFSDGAAALIVGANPIVSINECPLFQIVSASQSIIPKSDDLLIGKIREMGMEYYLSRNLPQYVSNNIKQCMVEAFTPFGIREWENLFYIVHPGGVAILNGIEEKLGLNKEKLRASRHVLSEYGNMRGPSVIFVLDEMRKMSVLEGKATTGEGLEWGVLFGFGPGLTVETLVLRSFVTNSAP; encoded by the exons ATGGAAACAGAAAATAACTTGGAGGGTTGTGGAGTTGAGAAATTAGCTACTATTCTAGCTATTGGCACAACAAATCCACCCAACTGCTTTTACCAAGCTGATTATCCAGATTTCTACTTTCGAGTGACTAAAAGTGAACACATGACgcaattaaaagacaaatttcgACGAATAT GTGAGAAATCTACAATAAAGAAACGTTACATGCAGTTAAGTGAGGCCATGCTGAAAGAGAATCCCTGCTTAACTATCTACAAGGCTCCATCCTTTGACGTTCGTCAAGATTTTCTTGTAAAGGAAGTACCAAAGCTTGGTATGGAAGCAGCATTGAAAGCCATCAAAGAATGGGGACAACCCATTTCAAAGATCACTCACCTTATATTTTGCACATCATCAGGGATAGACATGCCTAGTGCTGACCATAAGCTTGCTAATCTTATTGGCCTCAAACCCTCTGTTCAAAGATTCATGATTTATAATCAAGGTTGCTTTGCTGGAGCCACTGCCCTGCGCCTTGCCAAGGATTTGGCCGAGAACAATGCCAGTGCTCGTGTACTTATTGTTTGCTCCGAGAACATGGTCATGAGTTTCCAACCACCTTCGGAGACCCATTTAGACATACTCATTGGCTCCGCAATATTTTCCGATGGGGCAGCGGCTTTGATTGTTGGTGCTAATCCTATTGTCAGCATCAACGAGTGCCCTTTATTTCAAATTGTATCAGCAAGTCAAAGCATTATCCCTAAATCTGATGATTTACTAATAGGGAAAATACGTGAAATGGGGATGGAGTATTATCTATCGAGAAATTTGCCTCAATACGTGTCTAACAACATCAAGCAATGCATGGTTGAAGCGTTTACTCCATTTGGAATCAGGGAATGGGaaaatttgttttatatagtTCATCCTGGTGGAGTAGCTATTCTTAATGGAATTGAAGAAAAACTTGGGTTGAATAAGGAGAAGCTTAGAGCAAGTAGgcatgtgctaagtgaatatgGAAACATGAGGGGTCCAAGCGTGATCTTTGTTCTTGATGAGATGAGGAAAATGTCGGTGTTGGAAGGCAAAGCCACCACAGGTGAAGGTCTTGAGTGGGGCGTGTTGTTCGGGTTTGGGCCAGGTCTCACAGTGGAGACATTGGTGCTTCGTAGCTTTGTTACAAATTCAGCACCATAA